In the Gymnodinialimonas sp. 202GB13-11 genome, one interval contains:
- a CDS encoding glycosyltransferase family 25 protein, whose protein sequence is MSDKVWPIHIINLADNTARMENVRHQLDAQKLAFERVDAVNGWKLSDQEISKVYDAARNARRHKQDLVPAEIGCYLSHIEAWKRIAASVDPGGIVLEDDFAAEKDLRSVLEALCANRHQDWDIAKLFSISSPARVTATEPLVGQYDIVVPYRVPSTTLGYAITREAAQHLLSHSIPFCRPIDEDHKFFWEHGLAISLVQPNPIHVGEQDTKTGTIGEARRSVDKTGRWRKLRYQLGYQMRLRWHRMRGR, encoded by the coding sequence ATGAGCGATAAGGTCTGGCCAATCCACATCATCAATCTGGCGGATAATACAGCCAGAATGGAAAATGTGCGTCACCAGCTTGATGCACAAAAGCTGGCCTTTGAGCGGGTCGATGCGGTCAACGGATGGAAGTTGTCCGATCAGGAAATTTCAAAAGTTTACGACGCTGCCAGGAACGCGCGTCGCCACAAACAGGATCTCGTTCCAGCCGAAATCGGTTGCTATCTTAGCCACATCGAAGCGTGGAAACGGATTGCCGCGTCTGTCGATCCTGGTGGTATAGTGCTGGAAGATGATTTCGCGGCCGAAAAGGACCTGCGTTCCGTGCTCGAAGCCCTGTGTGCAAATCGGCATCAGGATTGGGACATCGCAAAGCTGTTTAGTATTTCTTCGCCTGCGCGGGTCACAGCCACCGAGCCATTGGTCGGCCAGTACGACATCGTGGTCCCGTATCGCGTTCCGTCCACGACGCTTGGATATGCGATCACGCGGGAGGCTGCGCAGCATCTTCTTTCGCATTCGATCCCGTTTTGCCGCCCGATTGACGAAGATCACAAATTTTTCTGGGAGCACGGCCTTGCAATCTCACTTGTTCAACCGAACCCAATTCATGTGGGAGAACAGGATACAAAAACAGGAACGATCGGCGAGGCGCGCCGTAGCGTGGACAAGACCGGGCGTTGGCGCAAACTGCGCTACCAGCTTGGATACCAGATGCGTTTGCGTTGGCACCGGATGAGGGGGCGCTAG